The following proteins are encoded in a genomic region of Camelus ferus isolate YT-003-E chromosome 8, BCGSAC_Cfer_1.0, whole genome shotgun sequence:
- the GJB7 gene encoding gap junction beta-7 protein has product MSWLFLRDLLSGVNKYSTGIGRIWLAVVFISRLLVYMVAAEHVWKDEQKEFECNIRQPGCENVCFDYFFPISQVRLWALQLIMVSTPSLLVVLHVAYRKGREKRHRKKLYVSPGTMDGGLWYTYLISLIVKTSFEIGFLVLFYKLYDGFRVPYLVKCDLKPCPNTVDCFISKPTEKTVFILFLVVTSCLCIVLNVTELSFLILKCFLKCCLQKYYKRLKSPVCECHNLRHVKCGEMGAPPLLQKHHSDSAMSAPQGAETKLPCDTQEG; this is encoded by the coding sequence ATGAGCTGGTTGTTCCTCAGAGACCTCCTAAGTGGGGTAAATAAGTACTCCACAGGGATCGGACGGATTTGGCTGGCTGTTGTGTTCATCTCCCGTTTGCTGGTCTACATGGTGGCAGCAGAACACGTGTGGAAAGATGAACAGAAAGAGTTTGAGTGCAACATTAGACAGCCCGGCTGTGAAAACGTGTGCTTCGACTActtcttccccatctcccaggTCAGACTTTGGGCCTTACAACTGATCATGGTCTCCACGCCTTCGCTGCTGGTGGTTCTACATGTGGCCTATCgcaaggggagagagaaaaggcaccGAAAGAAACTCTATGTCAGCCCTGGCACCATGGATGGGGGCCTGTGGTACACTTATCTCATCAGCCTCATTGTTAAGACTAGTTTCGAAATTGGCTTCCTGGTTTTATTTTACAAGCTGTATGATGGCTTCAGGGTTCCCTACCTGGTGAAGTGTGATTTGAAGCCGTGCCCCAACACGGTGGACTGCTTCATCTCCAAACCCACGGAGAAGACAGTGTTCATCCTCTTCTTGGTCGTCACCTCATGCCTGTGCATTGTGTTGAATGTCACTGAACTGAGCTTTTTGATTCTCAAATGTTTTCTTAAGTGCTGTCTCCAAAAATACTACAAAAGACTTAAGTCCCCAGTGTGTGAGTGCCACAACCTCAGACATGTTAAATGTGGTGAGATGGGGGCCCCTCCCCTACTCCAGAAGCACCATTCAGACTCAGCCATGAGCGCACCCCAGGGGGCTGAAACTAAGCTGCCCTGTGACACCCAAGAGGGTTAA